From the genome of Danio rerio strain Tuebingen ecotype United States chromosome 2, GRCz12tu, whole genome shotgun sequence, one region includes:
- the ripk2 gene encoding receptor-interacting serine/threonine-protein kinase 2 isoform X1 — translation MGGTVIYMPPEEYEPSKTRRTDVKYDMYSYAIIMWEVLSRRIPFEEATNPMQIMFSVLRGARPDTGLDSLPVDIPSRETLINLMTSGWTANPDERPSFLHCLIELEPMLRRFDEIDVLEAVLEVKRIKYRRPSSCCSSTQSNGKKIEEKCVKELNVPWPDNSSTSGSGSCSSQEAEISQPGFLTISTPSQGAYAGLPSSLMSLPLDPPKPLMDNCSPNNLSPEYQTAQVVSDLNIPFKAHAPQSESELALAIQPLTLHPHPQDFVTAFDDQGPAARWIAARREEVVRQMTEACLNQSLDALLSRELLMREDYELVVNQTTRTAKVRKLLDTCERHSEEFCRVVVRKLQDNKQMGLQPYPDLSTTSSPPPPYVAPSAPFLSNSFNNTRNF, via the exons TTACGCCATCATCATGTGGGAAGTGCTGTCGAGACGAATACCATTTGAAG AGGCCACCAATCCCATGCAGATCATGTTCAGCGTTCTCCGAGGCGCTCGACCTGACACAGGCCTGGACAGTCTGCCGGTAGACATTCCCAGTCGAGAGACTCTCATTAACCTTATGACCAGCGGCTGGACCGCCAACCCAGATGAACGGCCTTCTTTTCTCC ATTGTCTTATTGAACTGGAGCCCATGTTGAGAAGATTTGATGAGATTGATGTCTTGGAAGCAGTGTTGGAGGTCAAAAGAATAAAG TACAGGAGGCCGTCAAGCTGCTGCTCATCGACTCAAAGTAACGGAAAGAAAATTGAGGAAAAGTGTGTGAAAGAGCTAAATGTCCCATGGCCA GACAACAGTTCCACATCTGGATCAGGCTCCTGCTCTTCCCAGGAAGCAGAAATATCCCAGCCGGGCTTCCTTACCATATCAACTCCCTCTCAAG GTGCTTATGCGGGTCTGCCGTCATCATTAATGTCTCTTCCACTGGATCCCCCAAAGCCTCTTATGGACAACTGCTCTCCCAACAACCTGAGTCCTGAATATCAGACAGCGCAGGTCGTGTCAGACCTCAACATACCATTCAAAGCTCATGCGCCTCAGAGTGAAAGTGAGCTGGCTCTTGCCATACAACCCCTCACACTGCATCCACACCCACAAG ATTTTGTCACGGCGTTTGACGATCAAGGTCCAGCTGCCCGCTGGATCGCTGCCCGAAGGGAGGAAGTAGTGCGCCAGATGACCGAGGCGTGTCTCAATCAGAGTTTAGACGCTTTATTGTCTCGTGAGCTCCTGATGCGTGAAGACTACGAGTTGGTCGTGAACCAAACCACACGTACCGCCAAAGTGCGGAAGCTCCTGGACACATGCGAGCGGCACAGCGAGGAGTTTTGTCGTGTGGTGGTGAGGAAACTTCAGGACAACAAACAGATGGGTCTGCAGCCTTACCCAGACCTCAGCACCACCAGCTCGCCACCTCCGCCATACGTAGCCCCCAGCGCCCCCTTCCTCTCCAACTCCTTCAACAACACCAGAAACTTCTAA